A single Longimicrobium sp. DNA region contains:
- a CDS encoding Lrp/AsnC family transcriptional regulator, whose protein sequence is MHGPTRLDDIDLRLLEMLQENGRTSQHDLAQAVGLSSPAVGERVRKLEERGIIRRFTVVVDPKRLGRDVTAFIAVGMAGSPHYPEFRERVMAHGEVLECHSITGQGSHLLKIRTDSTSTLEGLLAEIQAWPGVQWTTTSIVLSTIKETSDLRLGPRPTGDAG, encoded by the coding sequence GTGCACGGGCCCACTCGGCTGGATGACATCGATCTGCGGCTGCTGGAGATGCTGCAGGAGAACGGGCGCACCTCGCAGCACGACCTGGCGCAGGCGGTGGGGCTTTCGTCGCCGGCGGTGGGCGAGCGGGTGCGGAAGCTCGAGGAACGCGGGATCATCCGCCGGTTCACCGTCGTGGTGGATCCCAAGCGGCTGGGGCGCGACGTGACCGCCTTCATCGCCGTAGGGATGGCCGGCTCGCCCCACTACCCGGAGTTCCGGGAGCGAGTGATGGCCCACGGCGAAGTGCTGGAGTGCCACAGCATCACCGGCCAGGGATCGCACCTGCTGAAGATCCGCACCGACAGCACCTCGACGCTCGAGGGGCTGCTGGCCGAGATCCAGGCGTGGCCCGGCGTGCAGTGGACCACCACCAGCATCGTGCTTTCGACGATCAAGGAAACCAGCGACCTGCGGCTGGGCCCGCGCCCCACGGGCGACGCAGGCTGA